Within Serratia odorifera, the genomic segment CGAAATTGGGCAACTCTGCGCTACGCTGTCGGACAACAGCGTCATCACCGCCCGAATGGCTGGCGCGCGTGCCAGATCGGGGTAGGTCACCAGCCACAGTTCGCGCGTTGGCGCGGGTATGGCGGTGGGCAGTTTTATCAATAGTGGGTCGTCATCGGCAACGAACGTCGGCAAAGCGGTAGCACCCAGCCCCGAACGTGCCGCTTCGATCAGGGAAAACAGATCGCTGGCCTGAAACACCACCGGCCGATCGTTCACTAACTGCTGCAACCACTGCTGATGCGGCTGTTGCCGGTAGCGGGCGTCATAGGTGAGAAAACGGTGCGCCGCCTCGGGTAAGCTGGCGTAGTCAGGGGCGGCGTAAAGCGCATAGCGCATGATGCCGATGCGTTGGGTCAGCAGATCCGGCTGCTGTGGCCGAACCATGCGCACGGCAATATCGGCCGCCCCGCGATCCAGCTCGGCAAGGTGGGCCTCACCGGATAGCGCCAGCGTAATATGCGGATAAACCTGCTGAAATTCGGCCATGCGTGGCGCGATCGCCCGGGCGGCCACC encodes:
- a CDS encoding LysR family transcriptional regulator, giving the protein MIDWQDLKHFVVLARSGSLSAAARELGCDHATVGRRVAALEKSLALPLITRLPRSTPLTQHGRVIAGLAAEVEQQTQAIERYVRATAETRQATVRVSAPPSVAARAIAPRMAEFQQVYPHITLALSGEAHLAELDRGAADIAVRMVRPQQPDLLTQRIGIMRYALYAAPDYASLPEAAHRFLTYDARYRQQPHQQWLQQLVNDRPVVFQASDLFSLIEAARSGLGATALPTFVADDDPLLIKLPTAIPAPTRELWLVTYPDLARAPAIRAVMTLLSDSVAQSCPISR